The Thermococcus sp. genome includes a window with the following:
- a CDS encoding S-layer protein, whose translation MKVKKIAALAIGAAMVGATMGFASAQPTVPNIPKDFFVNADGTPNVKIVVGSTAAAMDVASAADIAVALGSLLYTTEQAEIQNGYVKVKAEYPPATIDSWAIYAYNYTTMTVDHGLTINGSENWATTYDELPGDYWWNGAAYVDTYAQWKDWFTVTTTLADRDKINDEQLIDWHITLSKIGLSSKDPSTWDETRPPKDADLVVTPGNVTVFVDYKLYNYSVTTTEEIRAEYPEWGVPAEYQNVTNYYIGDAANVAADGGTIVSTYSEGVGAGDTFTVFGETYYVLSVDNGQFTAGLDKGTAWYQVGQPQAIEGTDWIVTVLDISIIDQRALVTVKNAVTGQESDQLILTKDSAVDVFGDGSVILTLRDTFVGIDGHLIASIEAQVDVKTYANDGVSNIITYDGKTWEMTISTANVSGTWYITNITLTNLDTLEGNPVDIFGTYNLWYKFELKTLNEADVNYDIDGNGTIDDVDRVVAYAYICLKEKEGTVVEKELAAGDQVLDTDYYVEGIYGDVTMLKPVTQPITVMDYEVNMDDPGSNLILIGGPVANSITKYLVEQNISQVDWYNSPGDIEYIQNALGGYDVVIVAGATRDETKVAAEALMEYIAGL comes from the coding sequence ATGAAAGTGAAGAAGATCGCGGCCCTTGCAATTGGTGCCGCAATGGTTGGAGCCACCATGGGCTTTGCCAGCGCTCAGCCGACCGTTCCGAACATACCGAAGGACTTCTTCGTTAACGCCGATGGAACCCCGAACGTTAAAATCGTCGTTGGAAGTACCGCTGCTGCTATGGACGTTGCCAGCGCCGCTGACATTGCCGTTGCCCTTGGCAGCCTGCTCTACACCACCGAGCAGGCCGAGATCCAGAACGGCTACGTCAAGGTCAAGGCCGAGTACCCGCCCGCGACCATCGACAGCTGGGCCATCTACGCCTACAACTACACCACCATGACCGTTGACCACGGCCTCACCATCAACGGTAGCGAGAACTGGGCCACTACTTATGACGAGCTTCCGGGGGACTACTGGTGGAACGGCGCCGCCTACGTTGACACCTACGCCCAGTGGAAGGACTGGTTCACCGTCACCACCACCCTCGCCGACAGGGACAAGATAAACGACGAGCAGCTCATCGACTGGCACATCACCCTCAGCAAGATAGGCCTCAGCTCCAAGGACCCGAGCACCTGGGACGAAACCAGGCCGCCCAAGGACGCTGACCTCGTCGTCACCCCGGGCAACGTCACCGTCTTCGTTGACTACAAGCTCTACAACTACAGCGTGACAACCACCGAAGAGATTAGGGCCGAGTACCCCGAGTGGGGCGTTCCGGCCGAGTACCAGAACGTTACCAACTACTACATCGGCGACGCCGCAAACGTTGCCGCTGACGGGGGAACCATCGTCAGCACCTACAGCGAGGGCGTCGGTGCCGGTGACACCTTCACGGTCTTTGGCGAGACCTACTACGTCCTCAGCGTTGACAACGGCCAGTTCACCGCCGGTCTCGACAAGGGTACCGCCTGGTACCAGGTCGGCCAGCCACAGGCCATCGAGGGCACCGACTGGATCGTCACCGTCCTCGACATAAGCATCATCGACCAGAGGGCCCTTGTCACCGTCAAGAACGCCGTCACCGGCCAGGAGAGCGACCAGCTCATCCTCACCAAGGACTCGGCCGTTGACGTCTTCGGCGACGGAAGCGTTATCCTCACCCTCAGGGACACCTTCGTCGGTATCGACGGCCACCTCATCGCCAGCATCGAGGCTCAGGTCGACGTCAAGACCTACGCCAACGATGGAGTCAGCAACATCATAACCTACGACGGCAAGACCTGGGAGATGACCATCAGCACCGCCAACGTTAGCGGCACCTGGTACATCACAAACATCACCCTCACCAACCTTGATACCCTCGAAGGCAACCCGGTCGACATCTTCGGCACCTACAACCTCTGGTACAAGTTCGAGCTGAAGACCCTCAACGAGGCCGATGTTAACTACGACATCGACGGCAACGGCACCATCGATGACGTTGACCGTGTCGTCGCCTACGCTTACATCTGCCTCAAGGAGAAGGAGGGCACCGTCGTCGAGAAGGAGCTCGCCGCTGGCGACCAGGTCCTCGACACCGACTACTACGTCGAGGGCATCTACGGCGACGTCACCATGCTCAAGCCGGTTACCCAGCCGATAACCGTCATGGACTACGAGGTCAACATGGACGACCCGGGAAGCAACCTCATCCTCATCGGCGGTCCGGTTGCCAACAGCATCACCAAGTACCTCGTTGAGCAGAACATCAGCCAGGTCGACTGGTACAACAGCCCAGGCGACATCGAGTACATCCAGAACGCCCTTGGAGGCTACGACGTCGTCATCGTCGCCGGTGCTACCAGGGACGAGACCAAGGTCGCCGCCGAGGCCCTTATGGAGTACATCGCTGGCCTCTGA
- a CDS encoding RNA polymerase Rpb4 family protein, translating to MIGRKKLEERYLTVAETKELLERRKAEGMEENPEEPMFYEARVSLEHAERFAKLKPEQAIELKEKLMGLFDWIDERLAAKLVDLMPEDYFDIRIIFSKEDYMPTKEEAGEIIRLLDDYRE from the coding sequence ATGATTGGGAGAAAAAAGCTGGAGGAGCGGTACCTTACGGTAGCCGAGACCAAGGAGCTCCTCGAAAGGCGCAAGGCGGAGGGTATGGAGGAGAACCCTGAGGAGCCGATGTTCTACGAGGCCAGGGTTAGCCTCGAGCATGCCGAGCGCTTTGCCAAGCTTAAACCAGAGCAGGCGATTGAGCTGAAGGAAAAGCTTATGGGGCTCTTCGACTGGATCGACGAAAGGCTCGCCGCGAAGCTCGTTGATCTGATGCCCGAGGACTACTTTGATATACGCATAATCTTCAGCAAGGAGGATTACATGCCCACCAAAGAGGAGGCCGGGGAGATAATAAGGCTCCTCGACGACTACAGGGAGTGA
- a CDS encoding 50S ribosomal protein L21e → MVKKAHSFRRKTRGKLSKSPRRRGLPPLTRFLQEFETGQKVHIVIEPSYHRGMPDPRFHGRTGTVVGKRGDAYVVQIKDGGKVKTFFIHPVHLRAQKG, encoded by the coding sequence ATGGTCAAAAAGGCCCACAGCTTTAGGAGGAAGACCCGCGGTAAGCTCAGCAAGAGCCCCAGGAGAAGGGGGCTTCCGCCTCTCACCAGGTTCCTTCAGGAGTTCGAGACCGGGCAGAAGGTCCACATAGTTATCGAGCCGAGCTACCACAGGGGAATGCCCGACCCGAGGTTCCACGGAAGAACCGGAACCGTTGTCGGCAAGCGCGGCGATGCCTACGTCGTCCAGATTAAGGACGGCGGAAAGGTTAAGACCTTCTTCATCCACCCGGTTCACCTCAGGGCCCAGAAGGGATGA
- the rsmA gene encoding 16S rRNA (adenine(1518)-N(6)/adenine(1519)-N(6))-dimethyltransferase RsmA, translated as MRERLFFLISKYNLKANSDLGQNFLIVPDIIERNIERAELRERDHVLEIGPGLGVLTDALSKRAGKVYAIEKDRRLVEVLKKEYDWPNVEIIEGDALKVEFPEFNKIVSNLPYQISSPITFRFLKHEFERAVLIYQLEFAQRMVAKPGDKNYSRLSLMIRAKAHAELVEKIGRGAFWPKPKVDSAVVVLEPKPVDERIELSEDLVRALFQHRRSTALAALKKSHHMLGLSRGEFKKVRDVFLRIPHAGERVFQLSPEDVKEIEEFLRSEGILK; from the coding sequence ATGAGGGAGCGCCTTTTTTTCCTTATTTCCAAATACAATTTGAAGGCAAACTCCGACCTTGGTCAGAACTTTCTGATAGTCCCCGATATAATTGAGAGGAACATTGAGCGGGCGGAACTGCGCGAAAGAGACCACGTCCTCGAAATTGGGCCCGGCCTTGGAGTCCTCACAGATGCCCTCAGCAAACGTGCCGGAAAAGTTTACGCCATCGAAAAAGACCGCAGACTCGTTGAGGTACTCAAAAAGGAGTACGACTGGCCAAACGTTGAGATAATAGAGGGCGATGCGCTGAAGGTCGAGTTCCCAGAGTTCAACAAGATAGTTTCAAACCTCCCGTACCAGATTTCGTCGCCCATAACATTCCGCTTTTTGAAACATGAATTTGAGCGGGCGGTTCTCATATACCAGCTGGAGTTCGCTCAGAGGATGGTGGCAAAGCCCGGGGACAAAAATTACTCCCGTCTTTCTCTCATGATCCGGGCTAAGGCCCACGCTGAGCTTGTGGAGAAGATAGGCAGAGGGGCCTTCTGGCCCAAGCCGAAGGTTGACTCGGCCGTGGTGGTTCTTGAACCCAAGCCTGTGGACGAGAGAATAGAGCTCAGCGAGGACTTAGTGAGGGCCCTCTTCCAGCACCGCCGGAGCACTGCCCTGGCAGCCCTGAAGAAGTCCCACCACATGCTGGGCCTGAGCAGGGGGGAGTTCAAGAAGGTCAGGGACGTGTTTTTGAGGATACCTCATGCAGGGGAGCGAGTCTTTCAGCTGTCCCCCGAGGATGTCAAGGAGATTGAGGAGTTCTTGAGGTCCGAGGGAATCCTAAAGTAG
- a CDS encoding tRNA pseudouridine(54/55) synthase Pus10 yields the protein MIIENTEMVLKSRGLCNHCLGRLFAKLGRGTNEERGRAIRFVLNMERSRRGLPPIQEPEKCELCANVFERIPELVGSMKKAASGIEFETFLVGSRFPKEVREMEEDIWREFGIETAEPINREFNRELGKAFGRATGKETSGSPDVVFIVEPYSGEIELQINPLYVYGRYRKLLRGIPQTPLPEFEDSVASIICRAFSRASGGKCVFKGAGREDVDVRMLGNGRPFIVEIKRPRRRGLDLDAIAREINASGKVEVLNLRFVSPKEAEEVLTRNHRKEYLALVRVDEGVTPEEAELVAEKLRGIEIHQRTPWRVRKARADRVRIRRVHEAEARWLDGNHFELQLVTDGGLYIKELISGDRGRTKPSVSDLLGKSAWCERLDVLNILDD from the coding sequence ATGATAATCGAGAACACCGAAATGGTTCTTAAGTCCCGCGGACTCTGCAATCACTGCCTGGGCAGGCTCTTTGCAAAGCTCGGCAGAGGGACGAACGAGGAGCGCGGAAGGGCTATACGGTTTGTCCTCAACATGGAGCGCTCCAGGCGAGGTCTGCCTCCGATTCAAGAGCCGGAAAAGTGTGAGCTGTGTGCCAACGTATTTGAGAGAATCCCCGAGCTTGTCGGGAGTATGAAAAAGGCCGCTTCCGGCATCGAGTTCGAGACGTTCCTCGTAGGTTCTCGCTTTCCGAAGGAAGTACGTGAGATGGAAGAGGACATCTGGCGGGAATTTGGAATTGAGACCGCCGAGCCGATAAACCGTGAGTTCAACCGCGAGCTTGGAAAGGCCTTCGGGAGGGCAACGGGAAAGGAGACCTCCGGCAGTCCCGACGTGGTTTTCATCGTTGAACCGTATTCCGGTGAAATTGAGCTCCAGATAAACCCTCTCTACGTTTACGGCCGCTACCGGAAGCTCTTGCGTGGCATTCCGCAGACGCCGTTGCCTGAATTCGAGGACAGCGTCGCCTCAATAATCTGCCGTGCGTTTTCGAGGGCATCCGGAGGAAAGTGCGTTTTCAAGGGTGCCGGGAGGGAAGATGTTGACGTCCGGATGCTCGGAAACGGGCGACCTTTCATAGTTGAAATCAAACGTCCCAGGCGCAGGGGCCTTGATCTGGACGCAATAGCGAGGGAGATAAACGCAAGCGGAAAGGTCGAGGTTCTGAATCTTCGCTTCGTTTCTCCAAAAGAGGCCGAGGAAGTCCTCACCCGGAATCACCGCAAAGAGTACCTCGCCCTCGTTCGTGTTGATGAGGGGGTGACCCCGGAGGAGGCTGAACTTGTTGCAGAAAAGCTCAGAGGCATTGAGATCCATCAGCGGACTCCATGGCGTGTGAGAAAGGCCAGGGCCGACAGGGTCAGGATCAGGAGGGTTCACGAGGCCGAGGCAAGGTGGCTGGATGGGAATCACTTTGAGCTCCAGCTCGTCACGGACGGGGGTCTGTACATCAAGGAGCTTATATCCGGGGACAGGGGGCGCACAAAGCCTTCGGTGAGCGATCTACTCGGAAAATCGGCATGGTGTGAAAGGCTGGACGTGCTGAACATTCTCGATGACTGA
- a CDS encoding glycosyltransferase family 4 protein, with protein sequence MESLKIAIASDWFYPKIGGIESHIDELARNLALMGHEPYVLTHDYRYMKPYIDSFPYPVLRFPGTLYFRKYHSSVGFTQFWRINELYKELDFDITHVHSIYSPLAIAVSKISRGIRNVPVVATNHSFYGKPPLYSLIGAFVRHHLKRIDTFVAVSTPVAEDTRNLLGEKLRGRPVIVVPNGIDVKRWRPPEPEERENARKSLGVRDEIVVLYLGRMTERKQAHRIPLMIKGALKKSGIPKRKVRLVMIGDGPMRPLLEKYLRETGIGEITELYNFIERGRLLPLYWAADMVLMPGILEAFPVVGLEAMSTGRPVIGRNESGLSDMIVHGVTGLLAESEEGMMENLAVSFQDRERLIAMGTEARKRAEKEFSWDVVLRKLLRIYKRTIDMRDEVDRRYVFYKMVRGIGP encoded by the coding sequence ATGGAAAGCCTTAAGATCGCAATAGCATCCGACTGGTTCTACCCTAAAATCGGGGGAATAGAGTCTCACATTGATGAGCTCGCCCGCAACCTCGCTCTCATGGGACACGAACCCTACGTCCTGACACACGATTACCGCTATATGAAGCCATACATAGACAGCTTCCCCTATCCGGTACTCAGGTTTCCTGGAACCCTGTACTTCCGCAAATACCACTCAAGTGTGGGCTTTACACAGTTCTGGAGGATAAACGAACTCTACAAGGAACTGGACTTCGACATCACGCACGTCCACAGTATATACTCCCCCCTCGCGATCGCGGTTTCCAAGATATCCCGGGGAATACGGAACGTCCCCGTTGTGGCCACAAACCACTCGTTCTATGGAAAGCCCCCCCTCTATTCTCTCATCGGAGCATTTGTCAGACATCACCTCAAGAGGATAGACACCTTCGTCGCGGTCAGCACTCCCGTGGCTGAGGACACGCGGAACCTGCTCGGGGAGAAGCTCCGGGGACGTCCAGTCATCGTGGTGCCCAACGGGATAGACGTCAAGAGATGGCGCCCTCCGGAACCAGAAGAGAGGGAAAACGCCAGAAAGAGCCTCGGTGTCAGGGACGAAATCGTCGTCCTGTATCTGGGGAGAATGACCGAGAGGAAGCAGGCCCACAGGATACCTCTTATGATAAAGGGCGCTCTCAAGAAGAGCGGCATCCCCAAGAGAAAGGTAAGACTCGTCATGATAGGTGACGGCCCCATGCGCCCCCTCCTTGAGAAATACCTGCGCGAGACGGGTATTGGTGAGATAACCGAGCTCTACAACTTTATCGAGAGGGGGCGGCTTCTGCCCCTTTACTGGGCGGCCGATATGGTGCTGATGCCCGGAATACTCGAAGCCTTTCCGGTCGTCGGGCTGGAGGCCATGTCAACCGGGAGGCCCGTAATCGGGAGGAACGAGAGCGGCCTATCGGATATGATAGTCCACGGGGTCACCGGCCTTTTAGCGGAGAGCGAGGAGGGCATGATGGAAAACCTCGCCGTCTCGTTCCAAGACAGGGAGAGGCTTATAGCGATGGGCACGGAAGCCCGCAAGCGCGCGGAAAAAGAATTTTCGTGGGACGTTGTTCTGCGTAAGCTGCTGAGGATATACAAACGCACAATCGACATGAGGGACGAGGTCGACAGGAGATACGTCTTCTACAAGATGGTCCGGGGGATTGGCCCATGA
- a CDS encoding DUF655 domain-containing protein, which yields MDRYRRHSYRESLEKKRRNVEYEEYAYVLDYLPEGYTDLSTGRRSGKPVAQVIGEKAFTLLEVAPKEDLMLYERVFIGKGQRDKILMINKKIHYDDLTATAKAELPYVVEEIVKNNEERFIQFFNVAPPITNRLHSLELLPGIGKKHMWEIIDERKKEPFKSFEDLRHRVKGLPDPAKMIAKRVVDELEGKDRYRLFVGSRRIFRV from the coding sequence ATGGATAGGTACCGGAGACATTCTTACAGGGAAAGCCTCGAAAAGAAGAGGCGGAATGTTGAGTATGAGGAGTATGCCTACGTGCTGGACTATCTGCCGGAGGGCTACACCGATTTAAGCACCGGAAGGAGAAGCGGTAAGCCCGTGGCGCAGGTTATAGGTGAAAAGGCCTTCACACTCCTTGAGGTTGCCCCGAAGGAGGATCTTATGCTCTATGAAAGGGTTTTCATCGGTAAGGGGCAGAGGGATAAGATTCTCATGATAAACAAGAAGATTCACTACGATGACCTCACTGCCACCGCTAAAGCCGAGCTCCCGTACGTTGTCGAGGAGATAGTCAAGAATAACGAGGAGCGATTTATACAGTTCTTCAACGTTGCTCCCCCCATAACCAACAGACTCCACAGCCTGGAACTGCTCCCCGGCATAGGAAAGAAGCACATGTGGGAGATAATCGACGAGCGCAAAAAGGAGCCGTTCAAGAGCTTCGAAGACCTTCGTCACCGCGTTAAGGGGCTTCCCGACCCGGCAAAGATGATAGCCAAGAGAGTCGTCGATGAACTTGAAGGCAAGGACAGGTACAGGCTCTTCGTCGGTTCAAGGAGGATATTCCGCGTATGA
- a CDS encoding radical SAM protein, whose translation MIIAIIDGYTDEPAGLGVPPYLGIYPRYAYGAIKKARHDARVFYLTIDDLRATFEGDRGIATKNKTPNFPETRRILEKADVLVYIGGLHTPGKYLSAVPSQVEEVARFLRPFGGIKVLGGPAFMGSAHSGGTKISSRELMLASAVFDHIVYGDLEAFLHDFIKNPGEADPFRFRTYCELRDYALLGAEVVRQFPDYPDFVIVEIETQRGCPKAMGIGGCSFCTEPVRYSSIEDRPIEDIVDEVKTLYRLGVRHFRVGRQSCIFSYMAKPNGRVPVPNPDAIERLFRGIRSAAPDVKTLHVDNANPAVIANYPEEAVRIAKALIKYGTPGNVVAFGLESADPRVAKLNNLNATAEETYEAVKVLNEVGGRRGPNGMPWLLPGINILFGLPGETKRSYELTFQFLKRLLDDGLMVRRINIRQVVVFPGTPLWHLKGKLKTEKHKKLIQHYKYKIRHEIDLPMLKRVVPVGTVLRDVRAEVFDNGLTYGRQIGSYPLIVGIPKRVGLNRFYDVLIVDHGFRSITGILVPVNVNTESSKVLQYLPGIGKRNVVEILSKRPFRDKDEFFEVVGEEKRKMLEGIISL comes from the coding sequence ATGATAATAGCTATCATCGATGGCTACACCGACGAGCCCGCTGGACTGGGTGTTCCCCCTTATCTGGGCATATACCCCCGCTATGCGTACGGTGCCATTAAAAAGGCCAGGCATGACGCCCGGGTGTTTTACCTCACCATAGATGACCTCAGGGCAACGTTCGAGGGGGATAGAGGAATAGCTACCAAGAACAAAACTCCAAACTTTCCGGAGACAAGAAGGATACTCGAAAAGGCCGATGTTTTGGTATACATAGGGGGGCTCCACACTCCGGGCAAATACCTGTCTGCAGTGCCCTCACAGGTTGAGGAAGTTGCAAGGTTCCTCAGGCCGTTTGGGGGGATTAAAGTACTCGGCGGGCCTGCGTTCATGGGATCAGCACACAGCGGCGGTACAAAGATCAGTTCCCGCGAACTGATGCTGGCCAGTGCGGTTTTCGACCACATAGTCTACGGTGACTTGGAGGCGTTTCTCCACGACTTCATTAAGAATCCCGGCGAGGCAGACCCCTTCCGTTTCAGAACTTATTGTGAACTGCGGGACTACGCTCTTCTCGGTGCCGAAGTCGTTAGGCAGTTTCCGGATTATCCCGATTTCGTTATAGTTGAGATTGAGACCCAGCGTGGATGCCCAAAGGCCATGGGAATAGGTGGGTGTTCCTTCTGCACTGAACCCGTGAGGTACAGCTCGATAGAGGATAGGCCCATCGAAGACATCGTGGACGAGGTCAAGACCCTTTACCGGCTCGGCGTTAGGCACTTCCGTGTTGGGAGGCAGAGCTGCATATTCTCCTACATGGCAAAACCGAACGGCCGCGTTCCGGTTCCCAATCCCGACGCAATTGAAAGGCTCTTTAGAGGAATCCGTTCCGCCGCGCCTGACGTCAAGACTCTCCATGTTGACAACGCTAACCCGGCGGTTATAGCCAACTATCCCGAGGAGGCCGTCAGGATAGCGAAGGCGTTGATAAAATATGGGACCCCCGGTAACGTGGTCGCCTTCGGCCTAGAAAGCGCCGACCCAAGGGTGGCCAAGCTTAACAACCTCAACGCGACTGCTGAGGAAACCTATGAAGCCGTTAAGGTTCTCAACGAGGTCGGCGGAAGGAGGGGGCCAAACGGGATGCCGTGGCTTCTTCCGGGAATAAATATCCTCTTCGGACTTCCGGGGGAGACCAAGAGGAGCTACGAGCTAACGTTCCAGTTCCTGAAGCGCCTCCTGGATGATGGGCTGATGGTGAGGCGCATAAACATCCGGCAGGTTGTCGTGTTCCCAGGCACGCCGCTGTGGCACCTCAAAGGCAAGCTCAAGACTGAAAAGCACAAAAAGCTCATCCAGCACTATAAGTACAAAATACGGCACGAGATAGACCTCCCAATGCTGAAGCGCGTTGTTCCCGTTGGGACGGTGCTTCGAGACGTCCGTGCGGAGGTGTTCGACAACGGGCTCACATACGGAAGACAGATAGGGAGCTACCCCCTAATAGTCGGTATTCCCAAGAGGGTTGGGCTGAACAGGTTTTACGACGTTCTGATAGTCGACCATGGATTCAGGAGCATAACCGGAATCCTTGTGCCGGTGAACGTGAACACCGAGTCCTCCAAGGTTCTCCAGTACCTCCCCGGCATCGGAAAGAGAAACGTCGTGGAGATACTCTCCAAGAGGCCGTTTAGAGACAAAGATGAGTTCTTTGAGGTTGTGGGGGAGGAGAAAAGGAAGATGCTGGAGGGGATAATCAGCCTGTAG
- a CDS encoding ferritin family protein, giving the protein MKSPHYRTEEEKAKFRKILEAISKLSHKEMLAYWMDSEVKEAEMYYRLHQLSKEVNWDEMVSKLFFQLYKESLGHAEALLRMFKEIFPNEKPPRITLPALEVQMSKEKLRDMVYHGDLKDILEYLMGTERLAHDVYRYLAEKTEDENTKATLIWLANIENGHYQKLKNVYTTLFGEEPSE; this is encoded by the coding sequence ATGAAGAGCCCTCATTACAGAACCGAGGAGGAGAAGGCAAAGTTCCGGAAGATACTGGAAGCGATATCCAAACTCAGCCATAAGGAGATGCTCGCATACTGGATGGATTCAGAAGTAAAGGAAGCGGAGATGTATTACAGGCTCCACCAGCTCAGCAAGGAAGTCAATTGGGATGAGATGGTGTCCAAGCTGTTCTTCCAGCTTTACAAGGAGAGCCTTGGCCACGCAGAGGCACTGCTCAGGATGTTCAAGGAGATATTTCCCAACGAAAAGCCCCCAAGAATTACTCTCCCGGCACTCGAGGTACAGATGTCAAAAGAAAAGCTCAGGGACATGGTTTATCACGGAGACCTTAAGGACATCCTTGAATACCTCATGGGAACTGAGCGCCTGGCACACGACGTCTACCGCTATTTAGCCGAGAAAACGGAGGACGAGAACACCAAGGCAACATTAATATGGCTCGCCAACATTGAAAACGGCCACTACCAGAAGCTGAAGAACGTGTACACCACCCTGTTTGGCGAGGAACCGTCGGAGTGA
- a CDS encoding polysaccharide deacetylase family protein → MMVSITFDVEHDCPPYLTTMRGMEEGLPKLLDLMAEKRVRATFFFTAEMARRFPELVRRVIDEGHELGSHNYNHERLDKLTREEGEKAIEKSLKVLRKFGDVVSFRAPNLQFPNYYYDILSKNGILVDSSKATYKGYRGGVRFFGDVLEVPASTTSSVIRLPWRIQRIIHGRLREPRVYFAHPWEFVPMQREKIRWDCRFNTGDQAISLLGRLIDHYKREGAEFLTISEYYERYQKLKRK, encoded by the coding sequence ATGATGGTCTCGATAACCTTCGATGTGGAGCACGACTGTCCGCCGTATCTCACGACCATGAGGGGGATGGAGGAGGGACTGCCAAAGCTCCTCGACTTAATGGCAGAGAAAAGGGTGAGGGCCACGTTCTTCTTTACAGCCGAGATGGCGAGGCGCTTTCCGGAACTCGTGAGGCGCGTCATCGACGAGGGACACGAGCTGGGGAGTCACAACTACAACCACGAGCGGCTGGACAAGCTCACCAGAGAGGAAGGCGAAAAGGCCATCGAAAAGTCGCTTAAGGTACTGCGTAAGTTTGGGGACGTGGTCTCATTCCGCGCCCCCAACCTGCAGTTCCCTAATTACTATTATGATATACTGTCAAAAAACGGCATTCTTGTGGACTCCTCGAAGGCAACGTACAAGGGCTACCGCGGGGGTGTGAGGTTCTTTGGAGATGTCCTGGAGGTCCCCGCTTCAACCACGTCCTCCGTCATACGACTCCCCTGGAGGATTCAAAGGATTATTCACGGCCGCCTGAGAGAACCCCGAGTTTACTTTGCCCACCCATGGGAGTTTGTCCCCATGCAGAGGGAAAAGATAAGGTGGGACTGCAGGTTCAACACCGGGGATCAGGCCATCTCCCTCCTCGGAAGGCTGATAGACCACTACAAAAGAGAGGGGGCAGAGTTCCTGACGATAAGCGAGTACTACGAAAGGTACCAAAAACTTAAACGGAAGTGA
- the amrS gene encoding AmmeMemoRadiSam system radical SAM enzyme: MREAMHWEPLEGGRVRCRLCPINCIIDEGQRGSCRVRKNINGKLYTLNYGKVSSVAADPVEKKPLFHFWPGSCALSVSTVGCNMHCKHCQNWEISQTDESFPYLHDATPEGIVALAKKYECESIAYTYNEPVIWYEFVLDTARLAKREGIYNLLITNGYINEEPFRELAPYIDAMNIDIKAFSDRFYMRIASVPSGEPSRRTAEMAKKEFGIHVELTYLIIPTLNDGEEEIRAFVRWVIENLGDDTPVHFSRFFPHYRLGHLPPTPVETVERAYRVAREEGLKFVYIGNVPGHEGENTYCPGCGKPLIVRWGFKITEYHVKDGRCEYCGEPIPIVGTYRKKRYSWMWW, encoded by the coding sequence ATGCGAGAGGCCATGCACTGGGAGCCGCTTGAGGGCGGAAGGGTGAGGTGCAGACTGTGCCCCATCAACTGCATAATAGATGAGGGCCAGCGCGGTTCCTGTCGGGTGAGAAAAAACATCAACGGAAAGCTTTACACCCTTAACTATGGAAAAGTATCGTCAGTTGCAGCGGATCCCGTTGAAAAGAAGCCCCTCTTCCACTTCTGGCCGGGCTCGTGTGCCCTTTCAGTAAGCACGGTTGGGTGCAACATGCACTGCAAGCACTGTCAGAACTGGGAGATAAGCCAGACGGACGAGAGCTTCCCGTACCTCCATGATGCCACGCCCGAGGGGATAGTCGCCTTGGCCAAAAAATATGAGTGTGAGAGCATAGCTTACACTTACAACGAACCAGTCATCTGGTACGAGTTCGTCCTTGACACGGCCAGGCTGGCCAAGAGGGAAGGAATCTACAACCTCCTTATAACCAACGGCTACATAAACGAGGAGCCCTTCAGGGAGCTCGCCCCTTACATAGACGCCATGAACATCGATATCAAAGCCTTCAGCGACAGGTTCTACATGAGGATAGCCAGCGTCCCAAGCGGTGAGCCGAGCAGGAGGACTGCGGAGATGGCCAAAAAGGAGTTCGGAATCCACGTTGAACTGACTTACCTGATAATTCCTACGCTGAACGATGGGGAGGAGGAGATCAGGGCGTTCGTCCGCTGGGTGATTGAAAACCTCGGCGATGATACCCCGGTTCACTTCTCCAGGTTCTTTCCCCATTACAGGCTGGGCCACCTTCCGCCGACTCCAGTCGAGACGGTTGAAAGGGCGTACAGAGTGGCCAGGGAGGAGGGACTCAAGTTCGTCTACATCGGCAACGTGCCCGGTCACGAGGGCGAGAACACCTACTGTCCCGGCTGTGGCAAACCTTTAATAGTCCGCTGGGGATTCAAAATCACCGAGTATCATGTGAAAGACGGAAGGTGTGAATACTGCGGTGAGCCCATCCCCATAGTGGGCACGTATCGAAAAAAGCGATATAGCTGGATGTGGTGGTGA